From Deltaproteobacteria bacterium, the proteins below share one genomic window:
- a CDS encoding ABC transporter ATP-binding protein, with amino-acid sequence MIRVEGLTKTFIKDGNRIEVLRGVDLKIAKGDSLAVLGVSGTGKSTLIHILGTLDRPTSGGLFIDDFDVFRWSERELAEFRNRKIGFVFQFHHLLPEFTSCENAMMPALIHGLSKEEARKRARSILVELGLEHRLTHKPGELSGGEQQRVALARAMVMEPEILLADEPTGNLDTETGKRVEDLLLNFNQNRSVTLVVVTHNKSLADRMSRSIGLRDGRVYAGE; translated from the coding sequence ATGATCCGGGTGGAGGGACTTACGAAGACATTCATCAAGGACGGTAACCGTATTGAGGTGCTTCGGGGGGTTGATCTGAAGATCGCAAAGGGCGATTCACTGGCGGTGCTGGGTGTGTCCGGTACCGGAAAGAGTACGCTGATTCATATCCTGGGGACCCTGGATCGTCCAACTTCGGGGGGGCTTTTTATTGACGATTTCGATGTTTTTCGGTGGAGTGAAAGGGAATTGGCCGAGTTTCGCAATCGAAAAATCGGGTTCGTTTTTCAGTTTCATCATCTTTTGCCGGAATTTACCAGTTGTGAGAATGCCATGATGCCGGCGTTGATTCATGGCTTGTCAAAGGAAGAGGCCCGAAAAAGAGCTCGTTCCATTCTGGTGGAACTGGGCCTCGAACATCGTTTGACCCATAAACCGGGTGAGCTTTCAGGGGGGGAACAGCAAAGGGTGGCCCTGGCCAGGGCGATGGTGATGGAGCCGGAAATTCTGCTGGCTGATGAGCCTACAGGAAACCTTGACACGGAAACAGGAAAGAGGGTAGAGGACCTTTTGTTGAATTTCAACCAAAACAGAAGTGTAACGTTGGTCGTGGTGACGCACAACAAGTCGCTTGCCGACCGCATGTCCCGAAGCATCGGTTTGAGGGACGGAAGGGTGTATGCCGGTGAATAA
- the lpxD gene encoding UDP-3-O-(3-hydroxymyristoyl)glucosamine N-acyltransferase, translating into MSKTVKEIAVLVNGDVVGDGDVRIERIRSIEEAKTGDLTFVANPKYREWLASTEASALLVPPGTEAAGKTLIIVPDPYLHLGKLLAEFYPEEVCAPGIAEDTFISAEAEVSPGVTVFPCVTVDRGAKIGRNVVLYPGVYIGRHVTIGEGTTIYPNVTIYRRTQIGCRVIIHAGVVIGSDGFGFARPGVGNEKIPQVGYVQIDDDVEIGANTTIDRGTLGKTWIQRGTKIDNLVQIAHNVVIGENSVIVSQTGISGSTKLGKGVITGGQAGLVGHINLGDHVMVGAQSGVHEDVPANQVVSGSPHMPHRHWLRVMASLIRLPDMRKTIQDMQKKIEELEKRYD; encoded by the coding sequence GTGAGTAAAACAGTCAAAGAAATCGCTGTATTGGTTAATGGAGACGTTGTCGGCGATGGAGATGTCCGGATTGAGCGCATCCGTTCCATTGAGGAGGCGAAGACCGGAGACCTCACCTTTGTTGCGAATCCGAAATATCGTGAATGGCTGGCCTCCACGGAGGCGTCGGCACTCCTTGTTCCCCCTGGTACGGAAGCAGCGGGCAAGACCCTGATCATTGTGCCCGATCCCTATCTCCATCTGGGCAAACTTCTGGCGGAATTCTATCCGGAGGAGGTATGTGCCCCCGGTATTGCCGAAGATACGTTTATCAGCGCCGAAGCAGAAGTTTCGCCTGGAGTTACGGTCTTTCCTTGTGTGACTGTTGACAGGGGTGCCAAGATCGGGCGGAACGTTGTTCTGTATCCGGGTGTTTATATTGGACGCCATGTAACGATCGGGGAGGGGACGACCATCTATCCGAATGTCACCATCTATCGCAGGACACAAATCGGCTGTCGGGTGATTATCCACGCCGGGGTTGTGATAGGCAGTGACGGATTTGGTTTCGCCCGCCCGGGCGTCGGGAACGAGAAGATTCCCCAAGTGGGTTACGTCCAGATTGACGATGATGTGGAAATCGGAGCGAATACGACGATCGATCGCGGTACATTAGGGAAAACGTGGATTCAACGGGGGACGAAAATCGATAATCTGGTCCAGATCGCTCATAATGTGGTGATCGGCGAGAATAGCGTAATCGTATCGCAGACCGGTATTTCGGGCAGTACCAAATTGGGGAAAGGCGTAATCACGGGAGGACAGGCCGGCCTCGTCGGGCATATCAACCTGGGAGACCATGTAATGGTGGGGGCACAGTCGGGGGTTCATGAGGATGTTCCGGCCAATCAGGTCGTCTCGGGAAGTCCTCACATGCCACACCGTCATTGGTTGCGGGTTATGGCGTCACTGATCAGGCTTCCCGACATGCGTAAAACGATACAGGATATGCAGAAAAAAATAGAAGAATTGGAGAAAAGGTACGACTAA
- the lysS gene encoding lysine--tRNA ligase has translation MEESELLKRRLEKIESLKEDGIALYPNRFRYKDNAAALLARFENKENDVLSEVNEIFTVAGRLMAVRDFGKAAFVKVQDRTGSIQGYINHVILGDDEFGLYRRLDIGDIIAMGGRIFRTRTDELTIEVTDLCLLSKAIRPLPEKWHGLTDVETRYRQRHLDLISNAKSREVFQRRSRIIQFIRHFMEKRDFMEVETPMMQPKAGGAMAKPFKTFHNALGMDFYLRIAPELYLKRLITGGMERVFEINRSFRNEGISTSHNPEFTMMEFYQAYATYEDLMTLTEEMFTALAQRIFGSEKFIYQGTEIDLTRPWKRLTVREAIMEHCGIPASVLEDAVEATAYARKHGIDVPDNAPLGKVIMAIFDAKVEDRIIQPTFVTQYPIEVSPLARKNDADPAYTDRFELIIHGKEIANAFSELNDPVDQRERFLNQLQQREEGDEEAHVMDEDYIAVLEYGMPPTAGEGIGIDRLVMLFTDSASIRDVILFPHMRTKEG, from the coding sequence ATGGAAGAAAGTGAGCTTTTAAAAAGGCGCTTGGAGAAAATCGAATCCCTGAAAGAGGACGGGATTGCCCTTTACCCCAACAGATTTCGTTACAAAGACAACGCGGCGGCTCTTTTGGCCCGCTTTGAGAACAAGGAGAATGATGTCCTTTCAGAAGTCAATGAGATCTTTACCGTCGCTGGCCGATTGATGGCGGTCCGGGACTTCGGAAAAGCCGCATTCGTCAAGGTTCAGGACCGGACGGGTTCCATCCAGGGTTACATCAATCACGTGATTTTAGGAGATGACGAATTCGGTCTTTATCGACGTCTCGATATTGGCGACATCATTGCAATGGGCGGTAGAATTTTCCGGACCCGAACGGATGAACTGACCATTGAAGTGACGGACCTCTGCCTGCTTTCCAAAGCGATCAGGCCCCTGCCGGAAAAATGGCACGGTTTGACGGATGTGGAAACCCGCTACAGGCAGCGTCACCTGGATCTTATTTCCAACGCGAAATCACGGGAAGTTTTTCAGCGTCGGAGCCGGATCATTCAGTTTATACGTCATTTCATGGAAAAACGGGATTTCATGGAGGTAGAAACCCCGATGATGCAACCCAAGGCGGGCGGTGCCATGGCCAAGCCTTTCAAAACCTTTCATAACGCGCTGGGGATGGATTTTTATCTGCGAATTGCCCCCGAACTTTATCTGAAAAGGTTGATCACGGGAGGCATGGAAAGAGTCTTTGAAATCAACCGGAGTTTCCGCAACGAGGGTATTTCAACATCCCACAATCCGGAATTCACCATGATGGAATTCTATCAGGCCTATGCGACCTACGAAGATCTGATGACCCTGACGGAAGAGATGTTTACCGCTTTGGCCCAGCGTATTTTCGGCAGTGAAAAATTCATCTACCAGGGAACGGAAATCGACCTGACCCGTCCGTGGAAACGCCTGACTGTCCGGGAGGCGATTATGGAGCATTGCGGCATTCCCGCGTCCGTTCTGGAGGATGCCGTTGAGGCGACGGCCTATGCCCGCAAGCATGGCATTGATGTGCCGGACAATGCCCCCCTGGGTAAGGTGATCATGGCCATTTTCGACGCAAAAGTGGAGGACAGAATTATCCAGCCGACTTTCGTTACCCAGTACCCCATCGAGGTTTCCCCCCTGGCCCGTAAAAATGATGCGGATCCGGCTTACACGGACCGGTTTGAACTGATCATTCATGGGAAAGAAATCGCCAATGCATTTTCGGAATTGAACGATCCCGTGGACCAACGGGAGCGTTTTCTCAATCAGCTGCAGCAGCGTGAAGAGGGGGATGAGGAAGCCCACGTAATGGATGAGGATTATATAGCCGTTCTCGAATACGGCATGCCTCCCACGGCGGGTGAGGGGATTGGGATCGACCGGTTGGTGATGCTGTTTACGGATTCGGCCTCCATCAGGGATGTGATTCTGTTTCCCCACATGAGAACGAAAGAGGGATGA
- the bamA gene encoding outer membrane protein assembly factor BamA — translation MNKKKVFQGILYALFVVFILLSRQVAHAQETKRITLLPFSVHAPSDPQALQEKVSNTLARELRKSRLVEVVEVSRMPAVAESEESFSETRAMEIGGSLGVDYVVGGSISQFGNILSVDIRLYDIVQRKTIPGFSIQGKGAESLPSVIQQVKTTILARINVVQRISRIQFKGNRKIGAGAIEQKIKSERGGIFFEETLADDIRAIYQMGYFEDVKVDVEDTPEGKEIIFILQEKSLISEIVVKGNKKVSTSDIEGVITLKVRQTLNNEKLREDLEKIRTLYDGKGYYNAEVEDVIEKDGDKDVRVVFQIRENERLYIRKISFVGNQAFTVKELKKLMSTKEKGFFHFFSDSGLLKRELLKQDVSKVTVHYLNNGYLNAQLGEPEITYDKKGIYIKVPVSEGKQFRIGKVNIEGDGLTVSKEVLLKGLEMKEKEIFDRSAIIKDIDSLTQRCNDEGYANAEVVPLTDIHEADQLVDVSYRVTKNNLVYFNRINIWGNDRTRDKVIRRQLSIVEGDLYSKTNLKNSYTRISRLNYFEEVDFQTEKGPDESLTDVNIRVKEKPTGMFSVGAGYSAADAAVFTTSISQQNLFGRGQTLSLRASLGTKVTNYNLSFIEPWLFDIPLWSKIDAWNFEREYDEYDLDSQGFGLTFGYPLWEKYFGSVGYRLSLDDVSHVTQWASTNIKDQKGKTTISSVTFTLSRDTTNDNMFPSSGTKNTGSIEYASLGGDAKFIKYHVTSQWFYPLPFDTVFAVRGRAGYIQETGSARDVPTYERFYLGGINSLRGLRNVGPKDPITGDEIGGRTMLNFNFDYIFPLVKSAGMKGVVFFDTGNAWKSTYDIGDMRETCGLGIRWYSPIGPLRLEWGYVLDKKGNESPSRWEFTIGLFQ, via the coding sequence GTGAATAAGAAGAAGGTCTTTCAGGGGATTCTGTATGCTCTGTTCGTGGTGTTCATTCTCTTGTCGCGGCAGGTTGCACACGCACAGGAGACCAAAAGAATAACCCTTTTGCCGTTTTCGGTGCACGCACCTTCGGACCCGCAGGCCCTGCAGGAGAAGGTGTCCAACACCCTGGCCAGGGAGTTGAGAAAGAGCCGACTGGTCGAGGTGGTTGAAGTCAGCCGAATGCCTGCCGTCGCTGAATCAGAAGAATCGTTCAGCGAAACCAGGGCCATGGAAATCGGCGGGTCTTTGGGGGTCGATTATGTCGTCGGGGGAAGTATTTCGCAATTCGGCAATATCCTCAGCGTCGATATCCGTCTTTACGATATCGTCCAAAGAAAAACGATTCCCGGTTTTTCCATTCAGGGAAAGGGGGCGGAAAGCCTGCCCTCCGTCATTCAGCAGGTGAAAACGACCATTCTGGCTAGAATCAATGTCGTGCAGCGAATCAGCAGGATCCAATTCAAAGGCAACCGGAAGATCGGTGCAGGGGCCATCGAACAGAAAATCAAAAGTGAGCGGGGCGGGATCTTTTTCGAAGAGACTCTCGCAGACGATATCCGGGCCATTTACCAGATGGGCTATTTTGAGGACGTCAAGGTGGATGTAGAGGACACTCCGGAAGGCAAGGAAATTATCTTCATTCTCCAGGAGAAGTCCCTCATCTCTGAAATTGTTGTCAAGGGGAACAAGAAGGTCAGCACAAGCGATATCGAAGGAGTCATCACCCTCAAGGTCCGTCAGACTCTGAATAATGAGAAACTTCGAGAAGACCTTGAGAAAATCCGGACCCTTTACGACGGCAAGGGTTATTATAACGCGGAAGTGGAGGATGTGATTGAGAAGGATGGTGACAAGGATGTACGAGTCGTGTTCCAGATCAGGGAAAATGAACGCCTCTACATCAGAAAAATCAGTTTTGTAGGTAATCAGGCCTTTACAGTCAAGGAATTGAAGAAACTGATGAGTACGAAAGAGAAAGGATTCTTTCATTTTTTCAGCGACTCCGGTTTGCTCAAAAGAGAATTGCTGAAACAGGATGTCTCCAAGGTGACCGTCCATTACCTGAACAACGGTTACCTCAACGCGCAGCTGGGAGAACCGGAAATTACCTATGACAAAAAAGGAATTTATATCAAGGTTCCGGTCAGCGAGGGAAAACAGTTCCGTATTGGCAAGGTGAATATTGAAGGGGATGGCCTGACGGTTTCAAAAGAAGTACTCCTGAAAGGCTTGGAAATGAAGGAGAAGGAAATTTTTGACCGCAGTGCCATCATCAAGGATATCGATTCCCTGACCCAGAGATGTAACGACGAAGGCTATGCCAATGCGGAGGTTGTCCCCTTGACGGATATCCACGAGGCGGACCAACTGGTAGATGTGTCCTATCGTGTGACGAAGAATAATCTGGTATATTTTAACCGGATCAATATCTGGGGAAATGACCGGACGCGGGACAAGGTGATCCGTCGCCAGCTTTCCATCGTTGAAGGGGATCTTTACAGCAAAACAAATCTCAAAAACAGCTACACGCGAATCAGCCGCCTGAATTACTTCGAAGAAGTTGACTTCCAGACGGAAAAAGGTCCCGATGAGTCCCTGACGGACGTGAATATCCGGGTCAAGGAAAAGCCCACGGGCATGTTCAGCGTCGGGGCCGGATACAGCGCCGCGGACGCCGCCGTTTTTACGACGAGTATTTCACAGCAGAACCTGTTCGGTCGGGGACAGACCCTCAGCCTGAGGGCAAGCTTGGGGACCAAGGTGACCAATTACAACCTTTCCTTCATCGAACCGTGGCTCTTTGATATTCCGCTGTGGTCCAAAATAGATGCCTGGAACTTCGAACGCGAATATGATGAGTACGACCTGGACTCCCAGGGTTTTGGTCTTACTTTTGGATATCCCCTGTGGGAGAAGTATTTCGGTTCCGTCGGTTATCGCCTGAGCCTGGACGATGTGAGCCATGTCACCCAATGGGCATCCACAAATATCAAGGATCAGAAAGGGAAAACCACGATCAGCAGCGTGACGTTTACCCTGTCCCGTGATACGACGAATGACAACATGTTTCCCTCTTCCGGGACCAAGAACACGGGTTCCATTGAATATGCCAGCCTGGGAGGGGATGCCAAATTTATCAAGTATCATGTGACGTCCCAGTGGTTCTATCCTCTGCCTTTCGATACGGTTTTTGCCGTCCGTGGGCGTGCGGGCTACATTCAGGAGACAGGCAGCGCTCGCGATGTGCCGACGTATGAACGTTTTTACCTGGGAGGCATCAATTCCCTGCGTGGATTGCGCAATGTGGGACCGAAGGACCCGATAACGGGGGATGAAATCGGCGGCCGGACCATGCTCAACTTCAATTTTGACTATATTTTCCCGCTGGTCAAGAGCGCCGGTATGAAGGGCGTTGTATTCTTTGATACCGGCAATGCCTGGAAAAGCACGTATGATATCGGGGATATGCGGGAAACATGCGGGCTGGGTATCCGCTGGTACTCGCCCATCGGACCATTGCGGCTGGAGTGGGGGTATGTGCTGGATAAAAAAGGCAATGAATCCCCCAGTCGATGGGAATTCACAATCGGTCTGTTCCAGTAA
- the msbA gene encoding lipid A export permease/ATP-binding protein MsbA → MDVYKRLLILARGQIPRFIVAAFCMALVGGATAAAAFLIKPALDDIFLNRNEKSLYWIPLAVIFMYFLKAAAQYVQHVLMNYIGNRIVADLRDLLYRKIQSQSLSFFTKHPTGTLISRVLNDVGLIYATVSNTLTNIFKDTFTLIALVGVVFYRDWKLALIALVAFPAAIYPVVLIGRKVRKISTKTQVTMAGLTDLLQETIAGNRIVKAFGMESYEMNRFSRENERLFRLAIKNVMTKSLSSPLIEIFAGLGIAVIVFYGGYQVIRGATTPGTFFSFLAALLMIYEPAKRLTNVNNEIQQGIAAATRVFSVIDTIPEIQSRGNAVILKPLTKEIALRNVSFAYEETPVLKGINLTIRAGEAVAFVGMSGGGKTTLANLIPRFYDVKQGAVLIDGHDIRDVTLQSLIAQIGIVTQQTFLFNDTVRNNIAYGDIQASEEKIIEAAKAAHAHKFIMNLPNGYDTGIGELGTKLSGGERQRIAIARALLKDAPILILDEATSSLDTESEREVQAALENLMRGRTTLVIAHRLSTIRRADRIAVLMNGEIIEEGNHEELIARQGEYYRLYQMQFREENEEEQESQGTGE, encoded by the coding sequence ATGGATGTTTATAAACGGCTTTTAATACTCGCACGAGGTCAGATTCCGAGATTCATCGTGGCGGCGTTCTGTATGGCTCTGGTTGGAGGAGCCACGGCGGCAGCGGCCTTTCTAATCAAGCCGGCCCTGGATGACATTTTTCTCAATCGTAACGAGAAGAGTCTCTACTGGATTCCCCTGGCCGTGATTTTTATGTATTTTCTCAAGGCTGCGGCCCAGTATGTACAGCACGTCTTGATGAATTATATTGGGAATCGCATCGTCGCAGACTTGCGTGACCTGCTTTATCGGAAAATCCAGTCTCAGTCCCTGTCTTTTTTCACAAAACACCCCACGGGTACGCTTATTTCCAGAGTATTGAACGATGTTGGACTCATTTACGCCACGGTGTCCAATACCCTGACCAACATATTCAAGGATACCTTTACCCTGATCGCCTTGGTGGGTGTGGTTTTTTATCGGGATTGGAAGCTGGCTCTAATCGCCCTGGTGGCATTTCCCGCGGCGATTTACCCCGTTGTCCTGATCGGGAGGAAAGTCAGAAAAATATCGACGAAAACTCAGGTGACCATGGCTGGCCTGACAGATTTACTTCAGGAGACTATTGCGGGTAACCGTATCGTCAAGGCGTTTGGCATGGAATCATATGAGATGAACAGGTTTAGCAGGGAAAATGAGCGCCTTTTCCGTCTAGCCATCAAGAATGTGATGACAAAATCGTTATCTTCACCGCTGATCGAAATTTTTGCCGGTTTGGGCATTGCGGTTATCGTGTTTTACGGTGGTTATCAGGTCATTCGGGGAGCCACGACACCGGGTACATTCTTTTCATTTCTTGCCGCGTTGTTGATGATTTATGAGCCGGCCAAACGTCTTACAAATGTCAACAATGAGATACAGCAAGGCATTGCCGCTGCGACCCGCGTTTTCAGCGTCATTGACACGATACCGGAAATCCAGAGCCGCGGGAATGCAGTCATACTGAAACCCCTTACGAAAGAAATCGCATTGCGAAATGTCAGTTTTGCCTATGAGGAGACCCCGGTCCTGAAAGGGATCAACCTGACAATCCGCGCCGGCGAAGCTGTGGCGTTTGTCGGTATGAGCGGTGGTGGCAAAACGACACTTGCCAACCTCATTCCGCGATTCTACGACGTAAAGCAAGGCGCTGTGTTGATCGACGGGCATGATATTCGGGATGTGACGCTTCAATCCCTCATCGCTCAAATTGGTATTGTCACCCAACAGACTTTTCTTTTTAACGACACCGTACGAAATAATATTGCCTACGGTGATATTCAAGCTTCGGAGGAGAAAATTATTGAGGCCGCGAAAGCGGCACATGCCCACAAATTCATCATGAACCTGCCGAACGGGTATGATACAGGAATCGGAGAGCTGGGAACCAAGCTGTCCGGAGGAGAGCGGCAGCGTATTGCCATTGCACGCGCTCTGCTCAAGGATGCGCCGATCCTCATTCTGGATGAGGCCACCTCTTCTCTGGACACGGAATCGGAAAGGGAGGTTCAGGCGGCTTTGGAGAATCTGATGCGGGGACGAACGACCCTTGTCATTGCCCACCGCCTTTCCACCATCAGACGGGCCGATCGCATTGCCGTTCTCATGAACGGAGAGATCATCGAAGAGGGAAATCATGAAGAGCTGATTGCACGGCAGGGAGAATATTATCGTCTTTATCAGATGCAGTTTCGTGAAGAAAACGAGGAGGAACAGGAATCGCAGGGAACCGGGGAATAA
- a CDS encoding lipoprotein-releasing ABC transporter permease subunit has product MDSYELFISLRYLRARRKQVFVSIITFISIAGILLGVAALIIVLAVMNGFETDLRNKILGVNAHLVLMEYSGAMRNYEQVQDALEGVKGVVGVTPFIYGQGMVKSGASVSGVVIRGIDVESAGQVLQINRMYGGSMDDLSDRNRFALPVEAALKDLPGVVLGKELAKNLGLGLYDTVSIISPMGISTPMGLVPRIKGFLVVGIFDSGFYEYDASLIFLSLPDSQAFLNMSDLVTGIEIRLADIYEADRLAGVIKAKLGYPYWVRTWMEMNKNLFSALKLEKRVMAIILSLIVLVAAFNIITTLIMVVMEKHRDIAILKSMGASSQGIMKIFIFQGVTIGFIGTSLGCALGVTVALHLSRISLFIERLFGFKILPGDVYYLTELPSRVHYGDVALIALGTLLISLLSTIYPSWRASRLDPAETLRYE; this is encoded by the coding sequence ATGGATTCCTATGAACTGTTCATCAGCCTGAGATATCTTCGGGCTCGGAGGAAACAGGTCTTTGTCTCGATTATCACCTTTATCTCCATCGCAGGAATCCTGCTCGGTGTGGCGGCACTGATCATTGTCTTGGCCGTCATGAACGGGTTTGAGACGGATCTGCGCAACAAAATTCTCGGAGTCAACGCCCATCTGGTCCTGATGGAGTACAGCGGCGCCATGCGGAATTATGAACAAGTCCAGGACGCACTGGAGGGTGTCAAAGGGGTTGTCGGGGTGACCCCCTTCATCTATGGCCAGGGCATGGTGAAAAGCGGGGCCAGTGTCAGTGGTGTGGTCATTCGTGGAATCGATGTGGAAAGTGCCGGCCAGGTACTCCAGATCAATCGGATGTACGGGGGCAGCATGGATGACCTGTCCGACCGAAATCGGTTTGCCCTTCCAGTCGAGGCAGCCCTCAAGGACCTGCCCGGAGTGGTTTTGGGAAAGGAGCTGGCGAAGAACCTGGGCTTGGGCCTTTACGACACAGTCAGCATCATTTCTCCCATGGGAATTTCGACGCCCATGGGGCTGGTTCCCCGAATCAAGGGATTCCTGGTCGTGGGGATTTTTGATTCGGGATTTTACGAATACGATGCCAGCCTGATTTTCCTGTCCCTTCCGGATTCTCAGGCGTTTCTCAACATGAGCGACCTGGTTACGGGAATCGAGATTCGGCTGGCGGATATTTATGAAGCCGACCGCTTGGCTGGCGTCATCAAGGCAAAACTCGGGTATCCCTACTGGGTCAGAACCTGGATGGAGATGAACAAGAACCTTTTTTCCGCCCTGAAACTGGAAAAACGGGTCATGGCGATCATCTTAAGCCTGATCGTCCTCGTCGCGGCCTTCAATATCATTACAACTCTCATCATGGTCGTCATGGAAAAGCACCGGGACATTGCTATTCTCAAGTCCATGGGAGCCAGTTCGCAGGGAATCATGAAAATTTTCATTTTCCAGGGGGTAACCATAGGTTTTATCGGCACCTCCCTGGGATGCGCGCTTGGCGTAACCGTGGCGCTTCATCTATCTCGGATATCACTTTTCATTGAACGGCTTTTCGGATTCAAAATTCTGCCCGGCGATGTCTATTATCTGACTGAACTGCCTTCCCGGGTCCATTATGGAGACGTGGCGCTGATTGCATTGGGGACGCTCCTGATCAGCCTGTTGTCCACCATCTATCCGTCGTGGCGGGCCTCAAGGCTGGATCCGGCGGAAACGCTGAGATACGAATAA
- a CDS encoding OmpH family outer membrane protein translates to MKKITVLNVSLLFVFLICLGVAPVAAEEKIGFYDMDQVIRNSEAGKKSIGEIQRIVDKNRPAIQAKEEELQKLKDELEKQRSLMKPDVLKDKEVTYQKKFRDYQILIKDSNEELQAKQQDMVKDFVPEIMKIVKNIGEREKYTLIIDVYTVPVAHWSKAHDLTKKVLDEFNRTFKAGK, encoded by the coding sequence ATGAAAAAAATCACTGTACTGAACGTGTCGCTCTTGTTCGTGTTTTTGATTTGCTTGGGAGTTGCTCCGGTTGCCGCGGAGGAAAAAATCGGATTCTATGACATGGATCAGGTCATTCGCAATTCGGAAGCGGGGAAAAAATCCATTGGAGAGATCCAAAGAATTGTTGATAAGAACAGACCCGCCATCCAGGCGAAGGAAGAAGAACTGCAGAAACTGAAAGATGAGCTGGAGAAACAACGGTCTCTCATGAAGCCCGATGTGCTGAAGGATAAGGAGGTTACGTACCAGAAGAAGTTCCGGGATTATCAGATCCTTATCAAGGATTCAAACGAGGAGCTTCAGGCCAAACAGCAGGATATGGTGAAGGATTTTGTTCCGGAAATCATGAAAATCGTTAAAAATATTGGAGAGAGGGAGAAGTACACTCTCATTATCGATGTTTACACCGTCCCCGTGGCGCATTGGAGCAAAGCGCACGATCTCACTAAGAAGGTGCTGGATGAGTTCAATCGGACGTTCAAGGCAGGCAAATAA
- the lpxA gene encoding acyl-ACP--UDP-N-acetylglucosamine O-acyltransferase translates to MNIHPTAIVSSNAHVDDTATVGPYAVIGPEVRIGMNTVIGPHVVIERLTEIGESCKIDQFASIGGDPQDLKYRGEKTKVIIGNHNIIREFVTVNRATDSDIGVTLIGDHNLLMAYSHVAHNCKLGDHVILANAANLAGHIHVEDYAIIGGLTGVHQFTRIGAHCIIGGASAVNKDVPPFTMASGNHAKLYGLNQIGLRRRGFSEETIAALKRSYRIMFRMSLLRKDAIAKVLNEVPAYPEVLQFVEFIKESTRGTCR, encoded by the coding sequence ATGAATATACATCCCACAGCGATTGTTTCTTCGAATGCCCATGTGGATGACACCGCGACGGTTGGCCCCTATGCCGTGATCGGACCCGAAGTGCGCATCGGAATGAATACGGTTATTGGGCCACATGTCGTGATCGAACGCTTGACCGAAATCGGCGAATCTTGCAAAATCGACCAGTTTGCCTCTATCGGAGGCGACCCTCAGGACTTGAAATACCGGGGCGAAAAGACCAAAGTCATCATTGGCAACCACAATATCATCCGCGAATTTGTTACCGTAAATCGTGCAACCGATTCCGATATCGGTGTGACGCTAATCGGCGATCATAACCTTTTGATGGCCTATTCCCATGTGGCGCATAATTGCAAGCTGGGGGATCATGTTATACTGGCGAATGCAGCCAATCTGGCCGGCCATATCCATGTGGAGGATTATGCGATCATCGGTGGTTTGACGGGGGTGCATCAGTTCACCCGAATCGGAGCCCATTGCATTATCGGCGGAGCCTCAGCAGTCAACAAGGACGTGCCGCCGTTTACGATGGCCTCGGGAAATCACGCGAAACTCTATGGGCTGAACCAGATCGGTTTGCGGCGCAGAGGTTTTAGTGAAGAAACCATTGCGGCGTTGAAGCGATCCTATCGGATCATGTTCCGTATGTCCCTCCTGCGAAAAGACGCCATCGCCAAAGTGCTGAACGAGGTACCCGCTTATCCCGAAGTGCTTCAGTTTGTTGAGTTTATTAAGGAATCAACTCGGGGAACATGTCGCTGA